In Alteromonas mediterranea DE, a single genomic region encodes these proteins:
- a CDS encoding glycosyl transferase family 90, with amino-acid sequence MTNRDDDIEKALSLRLSQNAKKMNYTLPIDMFDCLRNTSCSIINGSERKVVSPSGDFKDIRWEKDTNKFFTPVNSGLEKRVVPFANYLLKSKIYKQVLVNFNDAEGHDYSRLLPSNLTFQGPIQYARTKSQRDYVTLFPLGKSFMGLGSRNVPLERDDLPFEKKKDTLVWRGAPSGVYFTNFNEKKSARNTVYEKAPHTHFSKFARLSLIPELSKKPEFNVGFTAPSNDNYRKLVDYLKVNLPTSFSPKMNIADQRAYKYLLAIDGNDIPSNIFWALMSNSVVLKVESEWETALCAGLEPWVHYVPVTNVESIEKAINFLNDNIDLCKTIINNAHNYMSFHMDLKYRRILDYLTVNEYCKNLIDTTHITDDYCFFTSDGKL; translated from the coding sequence ATGACTAACAGAGACGACGATATCGAGAAAGCACTTTCTCTTCGGTTAAGTCAAAATGCAAAAAAAATGAATTACACGCTACCAATTGACATGTTTGATTGCTTGAGGAACACATCATGTAGCATCATCAATGGGTCTGAGAGAAAAGTCGTTTCTCCTAGCGGTGACTTTAAAGACATTAGGTGGGAAAAAGACACTAACAAATTTTTTACTCCAGTAAATTCGGGACTGGAGAAGAGAGTCGTTCCTTTCGCTAATTACTTGTTAAAAAGCAAAATTTATAAACAAGTATTGGTTAACTTTAATGACGCTGAAGGTCATGACTATTCTAGATTGCTTCCAAGTAATTTGACCTTTCAAGGCCCGATACAGTATGCACGAACCAAGAGCCAACGGGACTATGTAACTTTATTCCCACTAGGTAAATCATTTATGGGTCTCGGCTCAAGAAATGTTCCATTAGAGAGAGATGACTTACCATTTGAGAAAAAAAAGGATACTCTTGTTTGGAGGGGCGCACCTTCGGGCGTTTACTTTACAAATTTCAACGAAAAGAAGTCAGCAAGAAATACCGTTTATGAAAAAGCTCCCCACACTCACTTCTCCAAGTTTGCACGACTATCACTAATTCCAGAACTATCAAAGAAACCAGAGTTTAATGTCGGTTTTACGGCGCCTAGCAATGATAACTATCGCAAGCTTGTTGATTACTTGAAAGTCAATCTACCAACTTCTTTTAGCCCAAAGATGAATATTGCAGATCAGCGTGCTTATAAATACCTCCTTGCGATAGATGGCAATGATATTCCTTCTAATATCTTCTGGGCACTTATGAGTAACTCAGTGGTCTTAAAAGTCGAAAGCGAATGGGAAACAGCGCTGTGCGCTGGTCTAGAGCCTTGGGTTCATTATGTTCCGGTTACCAATGTTGAATCTATAGAGAAGGCAATAAACTTTTTAAATGACAACATCGATTTATGTAAAACCATAATTAATAATGCACATAATTACATGTCATTTCATATGGATTTAAAATATAGAAGAATATTAGATTATCTAACAGTTAATGAGTACTGCAAGAATTTAATAGACACTACCCATATAACTGATGATTATTGTTTTTTTACAAGTGATGGAAAGTTGTAA
- a CDS encoding methyltransferase domain-containing protein, with amino-acid sequence MEKSIYNDAFYDLQCKESYESALVVLALLRQKLGVKIQQNSIIDFGCGVGSWLAAAKEVGFKHVCGTDGEYVPRDRLMIKQDEFLPNDLSIPSRANIPGEKFDLAMSLEVAEHLPEEVASDFVTKLTSTSDIVLFSAAIPYQGGHGHINENWLEYWARFFREQEFIPVDLLRADIWYDSRVCWWYKQNCMLFVRNKVLELLPANTLVNPILSVIHPEQFLVAEHRESVHKNYSLGADKWYFRELLSKDQKLKRSYGSEHALK; translated from the coding sequence ATGGAAAAAAGTATCTACAATGACGCTTTTTATGACTTACAATGCAAGGAAAGTTATGAAAGCGCTCTTGTTGTATTAGCTTTGCTAAGACAAAAACTCGGAGTAAAAATACAACAGAACTCGATAATTGATTTTGGATGTGGAGTTGGGAGCTGGCTTGCTGCTGCAAAGGAAGTGGGCTTTAAGCATGTCTGTGGTACAGATGGCGAATACGTCCCTAGAGATCGTCTGATGATAAAGCAAGATGAATTTCTGCCAAATGACTTATCTATTCCATCAAGAGCTAATATTCCTGGAGAAAAATTTGACCTTGCTATGTCACTCGAGGTCGCAGAGCATTTACCTGAAGAGGTCGCCTCAGATTTTGTAACCAAGCTAACATCAACTTCCGATATTGTATTGTTCTCTGCGGCTATCCCCTATCAAGGGGGGCATGGGCATATCAATGAGAATTGGTTAGAGTATTGGGCCAGATTTTTTCGTGAACAAGAGTTCATCCCCGTAGACTTGCTTCGTGCTGATATCTGGTACGATAGTCGTGTATGTTGGTGGTACAAGCAAAATTGTATGTTGTTCGTTCGAAATAAAGTTTTAGAGTTGCTACCTGCAAACACGTTGGTTAATCCAATTCTATCTGTAATTCACCCCGAACAGTTTCTTGTAGCTGAGCATAGAGAAAGCGTTCATAAGAACTATTCTTTGGGTGCAGACAAGTGGTATTTTAGAGAACTTCTTTCCAAAGACCAAAAATTAAAAAGGTCTTATGGTAGTGAGCATGCTTTAAAGTAA
- a CDS encoding glycosyltransferase 61 family protein gives MTFSTELKEFQNIIVVPFSELLDNPRGMSFHRGGPIFPTWESQLEVRYCRGGKPSDEVPVAPNKYQELAADLLWCGPVTLHYGHMISDFLMRLPYYLNELGDNKKLCFAVHPRTGIKTVWDLPQWLRDIFQWFKISLSNVVIVSEAIKVKKLFVAPQAEQAGILTNSVGYFNVLERFVSLNLNTYCKQGGKYYVSRAAMKHGKIAGEAYLEDIFSSLGFKVLRPESVSVLEQLRIYSQAEELVFSEGSALHTLQLLGRIKARVTILNRRTGTKLAVNFLKERIKSLEYLDIGTLVFGLNVAGKDCPETGITIPDWDLLRYGVSRLFNSQILIDKCLAKIFVEKDVKKWLQAEKSSPRGNVAGSLEKINKTLLEVNIEV, from the coding sequence ATGACTTTCTCGACTGAATTAAAGGAATTTCAAAATATTATTGTCGTTCCATTTTCTGAGCTTTTAGACAATCCGAGAGGTATGTCTTTTCATAGAGGCGGGCCTATATTTCCTACCTGGGAAAGTCAGTTAGAAGTAAGGTACTGCAGGGGGGGCAAACCATCGGATGAAGTTCCAGTAGCCCCCAATAAATACCAAGAATTAGCTGCTGATTTGTTGTGGTGTGGCCCTGTAACGCTGCACTATGGGCATATGATTTCTGATTTTTTAATGCGTTTGCCATATTATTTAAATGAGCTCGGTGATAACAAGAAACTATGTTTTGCAGTTCACCCACGGACGGGAATTAAAACAGTCTGGGATTTACCTCAGTGGCTTAGAGATATATTTCAATGGTTTAAGATTTCACTGTCTAACGTAGTCATAGTTAGTGAGGCTATTAAGGTCAAGAAGTTGTTTGTGGCCCCTCAAGCTGAGCAAGCGGGAATATTAACAAATAGCGTCGGCTACTTTAATGTTTTAGAACGCTTTGTAAGCTTAAATTTAAACACCTACTGTAAACAAGGTGGGAAGTATTATGTTTCTAGAGCAGCAATGAAACACGGTAAAATTGCTGGCGAAGCTTATCTTGAAGACATATTTAGCTCACTGGGCTTTAAGGTTTTAAGGCCAGAGTCTGTTTCAGTGTTGGAACAACTTCGAATCTATTCACAAGCGGAAGAGTTGGTATTCAGTGAAGGCAGTGCTTTACATACCCTTCAGTTACTTGGTCGAATCAAAGCCCGTGTAACTATTTTAAATAGAAGGACTGGTACAAAATTAGCGGTTAATTTCTTAAAAGAGCGAATTAAATCGTTAGAGTACTTGGACATTGGAACTTTAGTGTTTGGCCTAAATGTGGCAGGAAAAGATTGCCCCGAAACAGGGATCACTATCCCTGACTGGGATTTGCTTCGTTACGGAGTGTCACGATTGTTCAACAGTCAAATACTCATAGACAAGTGTTTAGCAAAAATTTTTGTAGAAAAGGATGTCAAAAAGTGGCTTCAAGCTGAAAAGTCTTCACCGAGGGGCAACGTCGCTGGTTCACTTGAGAAAATCAATAAAACGCTGTTAGAGGTTAACATAGAGGTTTGA
- a CDS encoding sulfotransferase family 2 domain-containing protein, translating into MAIINNTFGFVFIHVPKAAGTSVTNTFSAYTNYCDLEIGGTAFGEKLQPLYRNKFGLYKHIPANELKAVLGTKDWSRFFTFSIVRHPADRLLSTFNFLRQWGGTPEDLKEKLSSFEDFDSFVRSEVWKRRPGPDNIFFPQTHWLCDKNNNLLVNFVGKLENLESSIEDIKELLSLPYRNNREVKKLNESSGEKSYSGLSSESAQLINSFYERDFTTFQYEMLGQD; encoded by the coding sequence GTGGCAATAATTAACAATACATTCGGATTTGTATTTATTCATGTACCAAAGGCAGCCGGTACATCTGTAACAAATACATTTTCTGCATATACAAACTACTGTGATCTTGAAATTGGTGGGACGGCTTTTGGCGAAAAGCTACAGCCATTGTATCGAAATAAGTTTGGGCTTTATAAGCATATACCAGCCAATGAACTTAAAGCCGTTTTAGGGACGAAAGACTGGTCAAGGTTTTTTACTTTTTCCATAGTACGGCATCCAGCAGATAGACTGCTATCGACTTTTAATTTTTTAAGGCAATGGGGGGGAACCCCTGAAGACCTGAAAGAAAAGCTCTCTTCTTTTGAAGATTTCGATAGCTTTGTACGTTCAGAAGTTTGGAAACGAAGACCTGGACCAGACAATATATTTTTTCCACAAACACACTGGTTATGCGATAAAAATAATAATCTTCTAGTTAACTTTGTAGGCAAGCTAGAAAACTTAGAGTCTAGTATTGAAGATATAAAAGAGCTTTTGTCTTTGCCATATAGAAATAATAGGGAAGTAAAGAAACTTAACGAGAGTTCAGGTGAAAAAAGTTATAGTGGACTTTCATCTGAGAGCGCTCAATTGATCAATAGCTTTTACGAGCGTGACTTCACGACTTTTCAGTACGAAATGTTGGGGCAAGATTAA
- a CDS encoding WcbI family polysaccharide biosynthesis putative acetyltransferase, whose amino-acid sequence MKIAIIANCQTQAISNYMRIISGCSEIVNVPAHLLGTEQYNKALTNLKEIVNDENAVIFTFNLGERFGEISTLKLKAVAKAKVFTITNLFFSGFHPDITYLGSMGKRILSPLGDYHSKIVLNSFISGFSVEETIALFNEKTYKDLGFFEEFNKSKCELLARDKSSDIQFGEEFLQLVLSKPSLYTMNHPTPEVLYKFTCRLCEYAGIAYSEFPSAFFTNYLSTAAWWPVYKEIAEYHEANIVLPMVFKQPDSRGGNVLSLTQFIERSFTRYKEIGFETIKEAFVTSG is encoded by the coding sequence ATGAAAATCGCAATTATTGCTAACTGTCAAACTCAGGCAATCTCAAACTACATGAGAATAATTTCTGGGTGTAGCGAAATCGTAAATGTACCTGCTCACTTACTCGGCACTGAGCAATACAATAAAGCGTTAACAAACCTCAAAGAAATAGTTAACGATGAAAATGCAGTAATCTTCACTTTCAACTTAGGTGAAAGATTCGGTGAGATATCGACGCTAAAACTCAAAGCGGTCGCGAAAGCTAAAGTCTTTACTATCACAAATCTTTTTTTTTCTGGTTTTCACCCCGATATCACTTATCTTGGCTCGATGGGCAAGAGAATATTGTCTCCGTTAGGTGATTACCATTCAAAGATTGTTTTAAATTCTTTCATTAGCGGATTTAGCGTAGAAGAAACTATTGCATTATTTAATGAAAAAACTTACAAAGATTTAGGTTTTTTTGAGGAGTTCAACAAAAGCAAGTGTGAACTGCTTGCTAGAGATAAATCTTCTGATATTCAATTTGGTGAAGAGTTCCTGCAGTTAGTGTTGTCTAAACCCTCCTTATATACTATGAATCATCCTACGCCCGAAGTGCTCTATAAATTTACATGTAGATTATGCGAGTATGCTGGGATCGCATATTCAGAATTCCCATCGGCCTTTTTTACCAACTACCTCAGCACCGCTGCGTGGTGGCCAGTTTACAAAGAAATTGCTGAATACCATGAGGCTAATATAGTGCTACCAATGGTTTTTAAGCAGCCAGACTCTCGTGGTGGAAATGTTTTGTCGCTAACACAGTTTATTGAACGAAGCTTTACAAGGTACAAAGAGATTGGTTTTGAAACTATAAAAGAAGCATTTGTAACTAGTGGATAG
- a CDS encoding Coenzyme F420 hydrogenase/dehydrogenase, beta subunit C-terminal domain, producing MRNRRACYTDWRYAFFQPNACNYCDDISAETADIVFGDE from the coding sequence CTGCGTAACCGTCGAGCTTGTTATACAGATTGGAGATATGCTTTCTTTCAACCTAATGCGTGTAATTATTGCGACGACATTTCCGCTGAGACTGCAGATATCGTTTTTGGCGACGAGTGA